From one Nitrosococcus halophilus Nc 4 genomic stretch:
- a CDS encoding CBS domain-containing protein, with product MGEHEVHKNASKQQLRAFMQAILSDLRALEVMVEGHLFEGGITRIGAEQEMFLIDGETHAAPTAAELLTHLSDPRFKTELARFNLEFNLDPQPLSGGFLHQLEEELTAGLHKAEEAAATVNTQILLTGILPTLRHEDIGPDMLTPDARYQRIDDSVFQTHPQPVPVFIDGPDQYEGTHDSVALEGANISLQLHWQVEPENAAYCYNLAQLISAPLLAAAVNSPVLFGHRLWQETRIALFERALDTRSGPQLTRGMPSRISFGSAWVQESILEIFQDNAARYPIIMTRKPDPNPLKLLEQGIIPKLSALTLHSGTVWRWNRPCYGILEGKPHLRIENRVLPAGPTLLDEVANAALFYGLMLGLAEEYQDFTSRLPFHEARANFLAAAQQGLDARLTWLDGRVIRARSLLLEELIPKARRGLTQVGVPSEDLERYLGTLNARVRKGQTGARWLLNGLAQNPHQDPTTLLHHAVLAMLHYQQQGVPVHRWAPLVVAGRTEAARLPHTVSDIMVQNLFTVRPDDVIDLASRIMDWKHVRHIPVETEKGKLVGLLTIHELLHAHDILSTQDSPRPIPVAEMMNPEPITIPPDMPILEAMQLMLASDTGSLLVVNRTQLLGIVTEQDLVRAAYQLLTTIS from the coding sequence ATGGGAGAGCACGAGGTTCACAAAAACGCCAGCAAGCAGCAATTACGCGCCTTCATGCAGGCCATCCTGAGTGATCTTCGCGCCCTTGAAGTCATGGTTGAGGGCCATCTGTTCGAAGGGGGCATCACCCGCATCGGGGCGGAGCAGGAAATGTTTCTCATTGATGGGGAAACTCATGCCGCGCCCACTGCGGCCGAATTACTCACCCATCTTTCCGATCCCCGCTTTAAGACGGAATTGGCCCGCTTTAATTTGGAATTCAACCTAGATCCCCAGCCCCTCAGCGGAGGGTTCCTGCACCAGCTCGAGGAAGAATTAACGGCAGGCCTCCATAAAGCCGAGGAAGCGGCCGCCACTGTCAATACCCAGATCCTACTCACGGGGATACTACCGACCTTGCGCCATGAAGATATCGGGCCAGACATGCTTACTCCCGACGCCCGCTACCAACGGATCGATGATTCAGTTTTTCAGACCCATCCACAACCGGTACCCGTGTTCATTGATGGACCGGACCAGTACGAGGGAACCCATGACAGTGTGGCCTTAGAAGGGGCGAACATCAGTTTGCAACTGCATTGGCAAGTGGAACCTGAAAACGCAGCCTACTGCTACAATCTAGCACAGCTTATCAGCGCTCCCTTGCTTGCGGCTGCGGTTAACTCGCCAGTACTCTTTGGCCACCGGCTTTGGCAGGAAACCCGAATAGCCCTTTTCGAACGGGCCTTGGATACCCGAAGCGGCCCGCAACTCACTCGCGGGATGCCCTCCCGGATCAGCTTTGGAAGCGCCTGGGTCCAAGAGTCGATCCTGGAAATCTTCCAAGATAACGCCGCCCGGTATCCTATTATCATGACCCGCAAACCAGACCCTAATCCCCTTAAGTTGCTCGAACAGGGAATCATCCCTAAATTATCCGCCTTGACCCTTCACAGCGGCACAGTCTGGCGTTGGAACCGGCCCTGCTATGGAATCCTTGAAGGCAAACCCCATCTGCGCATTGAAAACCGGGTATTGCCGGCAGGCCCCACTCTCTTGGATGAAGTGGCCAACGCCGCCCTTTTCTATGGACTAATGCTAGGGCTCGCGGAGGAATACCAGGACTTTACCTCCCGATTACCCTTCCATGAAGCGAGAGCAAACTTCTTGGCGGCCGCCCAACAAGGTCTTGATGCCCGCTTGACCTGGCTTGACGGCCGGGTCATCCGGGCGCGCAGCTTGCTGTTGGAGGAACTTATCCCCAAAGCCCGACGGGGGCTTACTCAGGTGGGCGTGCCTTCTGAGGATCTTGAAAGATACTTAGGCACGCTTAATGCCCGCGTTCGCAAAGGCCAGACAGGGGCCCGTTGGTTGCTGAATGGGCTGGCACAGAACCCTCATCAAGACCCAACAACCCTATTGCACCATGCCGTTTTGGCAATGCTCCACTATCAGCAACAGGGCGTGCCGGTGCATCGATGGGCGCCTTTAGTAGTGGCAGGCCGGACTGAAGCGGCCCGCCTTCCCCACACGGTTAGCGATATCATGGTTCAAAACCTTTTTACCGTTCGCCCTGATGATGTCATTGATCTTGCGAGTCGCATCATGGACTGGAAGCATGTGCGGCATATCCCGGTGGAAACGGAAAAGGGTAAATTGGTTGGACTTCTCACCATTCACGAGCTATTACATGCCCATGATATCCTGTCTACACAGGACTCCCCCCGCCCCATTCCTGTGGCTGAAATGATGAATCCAGAACCGATTACTATCCCTCCTGATATGCCCATCCTAGAAGCAATGCAACTTATGCTTGCCTCCGATACCGGTTCTCTATTGGTCGTGAATCGTACTCAATTGTTAGGGATCGTCACCGAGCAGGATCTAGTCCGCGCAGCATATCAGTTACTCACTACTATCTCCTGA
- a CDS encoding DUF1499 domain-containing protein, producing MMNILLAAFLLMSCTLERSEMLGIHNNKLSPCPSNPNCVCSDSHDEKHYIEPYRLKVEPHQGWEALKEVISSLPRTRIISVSSHYLHTEARSRIFRFVDDLEFQLRPQQRIIAVRSAARLGYYDFGVNRSRIEEIRHKLRIREVLQSAVESQ from the coding sequence ATGATGAATATACTTCTGGCCGCATTCTTACTTATGTCCTGTACCCTGGAGCGATCTGAAATGCTAGGCATCCACAATAATAAATTGTCCCCCTGCCCGAGCAACCCCAATTGTGTGTGCAGCGATTCACACGATGAAAAACATTACATCGAGCCCTATCGACTCAAAGTTGAACCCCACCAAGGATGGGAGGCACTGAAAGAAGTGATCAGCTCATTACCCCGGACAAGGATTATTTCAGTTTCTAGCCATTATCTGCACACAGAAGCCAGAAGCCGCATTTTCCGTTTTGTCGATGACCTGGAGTTTCAGCTGCGCCCCCAGCAACGGATTATCGCTGTTCGTTCAGCCGCCCGTCTGGGATACTACGATTTTGGGGTTAATCGAAGTCGAATTGAGGAAATACGCCACAAACTCCGCATCCGGGAAGTCCTACAGTCAGCTGTAGAATCACAATAG
- a CDS encoding 5'-nucleotidase, protein MSTTLGDKLVIAISSRALFDLDESHRVFEEQGTDSYCQYQIEREEVLLEPGVAFPLVRKLLALNQGRPDQPRVEVILLSRNNADTGLRVFNSIQHHKLEVTRAAFTSGESPYRYVSAFGAHLFLSADPDDVKKALEAGVAAATIVRSKASLNVYSEQLRIAFDGDAVLFSDDAERIFKEQGLAAFQTSEQASARQPLSGGPFRNFLAALQRIQREYPPEKSPIRTALVTARGAPAHERVIRTLRAWDIRIDEALFLGGLEKGDFLKAFGADIFFDDQQGHCESASRHVTTGHVPHGVSNQG, encoded by the coding sequence ATGTCCACCACACTGGGCGACAAACTCGTCATTGCTATCTCTTCACGGGCCTTGTTCGATCTGGATGAAAGTCATCGGGTCTTTGAGGAACAGGGGACCGATTCGTACTGTCAGTATCAGATTGAGCGGGAAGAGGTGCTTTTGGAGCCGGGGGTGGCTTTCCCCTTGGTACGGAAGCTGTTGGCCCTTAACCAAGGGCGCCCCGACCAACCACGAGTGGAGGTCATCTTGCTGTCGCGAAACAATGCAGATACGGGTCTTCGGGTGTTTAATTCCATTCAACACCATAAGCTTGAGGTGACCCGGGCAGCCTTTACCTCAGGGGAAAGCCCCTATCGTTATGTTTCCGCATTCGGTGCCCATTTGTTTCTTTCTGCCGATCCTGATGATGTCAAAAAAGCTCTGGAGGCAGGGGTAGCGGCGGCCACTATTGTGCGCTCCAAGGCTAGTCTCAATGTCTATTCAGAACAACTGCGGATTGCCTTTGACGGCGATGCTGTCCTATTTTCCGATGATGCCGAGCGGATTTTCAAGGAACAAGGTTTGGCTGCTTTTCAAACCAGTGAGCAAGCCTCAGCCCGGCAGCCTCTTTCAGGAGGGCCATTCCGTAATTTTTTGGCAGCGCTACAGCGAATTCAACGGGAATACCCCCCAGAGAAATCACCTATCCGGACGGCCCTTGTCACGGCACGGGGGGCGCCGGCCCACGAGCGGGTGATCCGCACTTTACGGGCCTGGGATATTCGCATTGACGAGGCTTTATTCCTTGGTGGACTGGAGAAGGGAGACTTCCTGAAGGCCTTTGGCGCCGATATTTTTTTTGATGACCAGCAGGGCCATTGTGAATCCGCCAGCCGTCACGTGACCACGGGTCATGTTCCCCACGGAGTCTCTAATCAGGGTTAG
- a CDS encoding FAD-linked oxidase C-terminal domain-containing protein has translation MPSSTQETLAPGIPKGDLIKEFGTFLPPEAILSEEEDLSPYECDGLSAYRALPWLAVLPETVEQAQKILQICHAWDIPVVARGAGTGLSGGALPLQNGVLLSLAKFNKILAIDPINRTARVQPGVRNLAISEAAEPDGLYYAPDPSSQIACTIGGNVAENSGGVHCLKYGLTVHNILALKILTMDGEQISLGGETLDSPGYDLLALMTGSEGLLGVIVEVTVKLLPLPERAQVVLATFDEVAKASAAVGGIISAGIIPAGLEMMDHLAIRAAEDFVHAGYPRDAAAILLCELDGTNAEVSQQIYQVRKLLLDYGAVKIRTAQDKQERAKLWKGRKAAFPAVGRLAPDYYCMDGTIPRKRLPQVLGRITELSQEFNLPVANVFHAGDGNLHPLILYDANQPGELERAEQLGAQILELCVAVGGTITGEHGVGIEKINQMCVQFGTTELQQFHALKVAFDPKGLLNPGKAIPTLQRCAEFGAMHVHQGKLPFPELDRF, from the coding sequence TTGCCATCATCAACTCAAGAAACTCTTGCCCCTGGCATCCCCAAGGGAGATCTCATCAAAGAATTCGGCACTTTTCTCCCTCCAGAAGCTATCCTCTCTGAGGAGGAGGATTTGTCCCCCTATGAATGCGATGGACTGTCTGCCTATCGCGCCCTTCCCTGGCTGGCAGTACTACCGGAAACCGTTGAACAGGCCCAAAAAATCCTCCAGATTTGCCATGCTTGGGATATTCCCGTGGTGGCACGAGGTGCGGGTACCGGCCTTTCCGGTGGTGCCTTACCCTTACAAAACGGTGTTCTGCTAAGCCTTGCTAAATTTAACAAGATCCTTGCCATCGACCCTATCAACCGCACGGCCCGCGTGCAACCGGGGGTGCGGAACCTTGCCATTTCTGAAGCCGCTGAGCCCGATGGTCTCTATTATGCCCCTGATCCTTCCTCCCAAATTGCCTGCACCATTGGGGGCAACGTGGCGGAAAATTCCGGCGGCGTCCACTGCCTCAAATATGGGCTTACTGTCCATAATATATTGGCCCTAAAAATCCTGACCATGGATGGAGAACAGATTTCACTGGGTGGAGAAACCCTGGACTCCCCAGGCTATGATCTGCTGGCCCTGATGACAGGGTCAGAAGGGTTGCTCGGAGTCATTGTCGAGGTCACGGTAAAGCTTTTGCCCCTTCCCGAGCGCGCTCAGGTGGTTCTGGCGACCTTTGACGAGGTAGCCAAGGCGAGCGCCGCCGTAGGGGGGATTATTAGCGCGGGAATTATCCCCGCAGGGCTGGAAATGATGGATCACCTGGCTATCCGGGCTGCCGAGGACTTTGTCCATGCAGGCTATCCTCGGGATGCGGCCGCCATTCTACTTTGTGAGTTGGACGGCACCAATGCGGAGGTTTCCCAACAGATCTATCAGGTCCGCAAATTATTACTGGACTATGGCGCCGTAAAAATCCGGACTGCCCAGGATAAGCAGGAACGGGCAAAACTATGGAAGGGGCGTAAGGCCGCTTTCCCAGCAGTCGGCCGCCTGGCACCCGATTATTATTGCATGGACGGCACCATTCCCCGCAAACGCTTACCCCAAGTCTTAGGACGCATCACCGAACTCTCTCAAGAGTTTAACCTACCCGTGGCTAACGTCTTCCATGCCGGTGACGGGAACTTGCACCCTCTCATTCTCTACGATGCCAATCAGCCCGGCGAGCTGGAGCGAGCCGAGCAGCTTGGTGCCCAAATCCTAGAACTTTGCGTTGCCGTGGGTGGCACAATTACGGGTGAGCACGGAGTAGGGATAGAAAAGATCAATCAAATGTGCGTCCAATTTGGTACTACCGAACTGCAACAATTTCATGCCCTCAAAGTAGCCTTTGACCCCAAAGGCCTGCTCAATCCCGGGAAAGCCATTCCCACTTTACAGCGCTGTGCCGAATTTGGCGCCATGCATGTTCACCAGGGCAAGCTCCCCTTCCCCGAACTGGACAGATTCTGA
- a CDS encoding kinase, giving the protein MSEQMSMDYSISSILRLVGKGKRMGTLDARARHVLEQLEICTDRFWGVSESSYTQRLETKCQLLPLVYSAFEARCQQLQLAPPLELLWRVYLPLAQWVVAQGERISKEVFVLGVNGAQGSGKSTLCSLLQVILEAGFSQRVAILSIDDFYLSRAERQHLADQVHPLLITRGVPGTHDVPLAIEILKFLQGANQEASTPLPVFDKGLDDPLPREEWPTFQGKPDVILFEGWCVGAKPEPEQRLARPVNALEAEEDLKKVWRGYVNQVLGNQYSRLFGLLDGLLFLKIPEFKVVYTQRLEQEQQLAQALRQGWVGRAGRRAMSMPELRRFIMHFQRLTEYLLEEMPGRADLVLEIDEHRQFQGVTQKDSFPS; this is encoded by the coding sequence ATGTCTGAGCAGATGAGCATGGATTATTCGATCTCTAGCATTCTTCGCCTGGTGGGGAAAGGCAAAAGGATGGGGACTCTTGATGCCCGCGCCCGCCATGTCCTCGAGCAGTTGGAAATCTGTACGGACCGGTTTTGGGGCGTATCCGAATCTTCCTATACCCAGAGGTTGGAGACCAAGTGCCAGCTATTACCGTTAGTTTATTCGGCTTTTGAGGCCAGATGTCAGCAGTTGCAGTTGGCGCCGCCGCTAGAACTGCTATGGCGGGTTTATCTCCCCTTGGCTCAATGGGTGGTGGCGCAAGGGGAAAGAATTTCAAAGGAAGTATTCGTACTGGGGGTAAATGGGGCTCAGGGGTCCGGGAAGTCCACCCTGTGCAGTTTACTTCAGGTTATTCTTGAGGCCGGTTTTAGTCAGCGGGTGGCGATTTTGTCCATTGATGATTTTTATCTTAGCCGGGCCGAGCGCCAACATTTGGCGGACCAAGTCCACCCCCTATTGATTACCCGAGGAGTGCCTGGCACTCACGATGTACCCTTGGCCATTGAAATTTTAAAGTTCCTGCAAGGGGCGAACCAAGAGGCTTCGACGCCATTACCGGTTTTTGATAAGGGGTTGGATGATCCCCTGCCGCGGGAAGAGTGGCCCACCTTTCAGGGAAAGCCGGATGTTATTTTATTCGAGGGATGGTGTGTAGGAGCTAAGCCTGAGCCTGAGCAGCGTTTAGCAAGGCCAGTGAATGCTCTGGAGGCGGAGGAGGACCTTAAGAAAGTGTGGCGGGGTTATGTCAACCAGGTATTGGGGAACCAGTATAGCAGATTGTTCGGTTTGCTAGATGGGTTACTCTTTCTTAAGATACCCGAGTTTAAGGTAGTTTATACTCAGCGATTGGAGCAAGAACAGCAACTTGCGCAGGCACTTCGGCAGGGGTGGGTAGGTAGAGCGGGTCGGCGTGCGATGAGTATGCCGGAACTTCGACGCTTTATTATGCATTTTCAACGGTTGACGGAGTACCTGCTGGAGGAGATGCCGGGGCGGGCCGATCTCGTGCTTGAAATTGACGAACATCGTCAATTTCAAGGGGTTACACAAAAGGATTCCTTTCCGTCCTAA
- a CDS encoding pyridoxal-phosphate-dependent aminotransferase family protein produces MSITSFHPPVRILMGPGPSDVNPRILEAMSRPTIGHLDPIFIAMMDEMKGLLQYAFQTKNELTFSVSAPGSAGMETCFVNLLEPGDKVIICQNGVFGGRMKENAERCGAVPILVQDPWGAAVDPHKLEETLKSHPDAKVVAFVHAETSTGACSDVKTLVEIAHRNDCLTIVDTVTSLGGSPLKVDEWGIDAVYSGSQKCLSCTPGLSPVSFSERAAERIRTRQTKVQSWFLDLNLVMGYWGGGGKRAYHHTAPINALYGLHEALVLLQEEGLEKAWERHQRNHQALGAGIEAMGLRFVVKEEERLPQLNAIAIPEGIDDTTVRTRLLQEYGLEIGAGLGEMAGKIWRVGLMGYGSNPRNVLVFLGALEAVLHDLGADIEPGVAIRAARAVW; encoded by the coding sequence ATGTCCATCACTTCCTTTCATCCCCCTGTCCGTATCCTCATGGGGCCGGGGCCCTCGGATGTGAATCCACGCATTCTTGAAGCCATGTCCCGGCCCACTATCGGCCATTTGGATCCCATTTTTATTGCCATGATGGATGAGATGAAGGGCCTATTACAATATGCCTTTCAAACCAAAAACGAATTGACTTTCTCTGTTTCTGCGCCGGGCAGTGCAGGAATGGAAACCTGCTTTGTGAATTTGCTAGAGCCTGGCGATAAGGTAATTATCTGCCAAAATGGCGTATTTGGTGGGCGGATGAAGGAAAATGCCGAGCGTTGCGGCGCTGTCCCTATCCTGGTCCAGGATCCCTGGGGAGCGGCAGTGGACCCCCATAAGCTTGAGGAGACCCTTAAATCCCATCCAGACGCCAAGGTAGTGGCTTTTGTCCATGCGGAAACTTCCACCGGTGCCTGTTCTGATGTAAAAACGCTGGTGGAAATCGCCCACCGTAATGATTGTTTGACCATAGTGGACACGGTGACCTCTCTGGGAGGTAGCCCCCTGAAAGTGGATGAGTGGGGTATTGATGCGGTTTACTCTGGGAGTCAAAAATGCCTTTCCTGTACGCCGGGGTTGTCGCCGGTAAGCTTTAGTGAGCGTGCTGCTGAGCGGATCCGGACTCGGCAGACTAAAGTACAAAGCTGGTTTCTTGATTTGAATCTGGTGATGGGCTACTGGGGAGGGGGCGGCAAACGGGCTTATCACCACACTGCGCCGATAAATGCCCTCTATGGACTGCATGAGGCTTTGGTGCTGTTGCAAGAAGAAGGATTGGAAAAAGCCTGGGAGCGGCATCAGCGCAACCATCAAGCGCTGGGCGCGGGTATTGAAGCGATGGGATTACGGTTCGTCGTTAAGGAAGAGGAGCGCCTCCCTCAGCTTAACGCAATTGCGATTCCTGAAGGCATTGACGATACTACAGTGCGGACTCGGCTGCTGCAAGAATATGGGCTGGAAATTGGTGCGGGATTAGGTGAAATGGCGGGAAAAATTTGGCGTGTCGGGCTGATGGGTTATGGCTCTAATCCACGCAATGTCCTGGTTTTCCTGGGTGCCCTGGAAGCTGTGCTCCATGACCTGGGAGCCGATATTGAGCCAGGGGTCGCTATCAGAGCGGCCCGGGCAGTTTGGTAA
- the dapE gene encoding succinyl-diaminopimelate desuccinylase, which produces MSATLELAKKLIACASITPQDAGCQPLLAERLKALGFRGERLPFGEVENIWLRRGQKPPLFVFAGHTDVVPPGPAEQWLSDPFTPELRDEMLYGRGAADMKGSLAAMVTASERFISAHPDHLGSIAFLLTSDEEGRAVNGTVKVVETLEARGEKIDYCLVGEPTSRERVGDMVKNGRRGSLSGRLLVRGTQGHVAYPHLADNPIHSLAPVLVTLCTKEWDRGNEDFPPTTFQVSNIHGGTGATNVIPGEVEVLFNFRYSTEVTHQQLQQQVEAILSQQNLNYELEWTLSGKPFRTAPGNLMTAVSQAIGDITGLETEFSTTGGTSDGRFIAPTGAQVVELGPVNATIHKVNECVAVADLEKLSQVYSRLLEILLTE; this is translated from the coding sequence ATGTCCGCTACCCTAGAACTTGCAAAAAAACTGATTGCTTGCGCCTCGATTACCCCCCAGGATGCCGGCTGCCAGCCCCTTCTGGCTGAACGCCTCAAGGCCCTTGGGTTCCGGGGTGAACGGCTACCCTTTGGTGAGGTAGAAAATATCTGGTTGCGGCGGGGGCAGAAACCACCGTTGTTTGTGTTTGCTGGCCACACCGATGTGGTCCCGCCTGGACCAGCAGAACAATGGTTGAGTGATCCTTTTACGCCTGAGCTCCGGGATGAAATGCTGTATGGTCGCGGCGCTGCCGATATGAAAGGCAGCCTGGCCGCTATGGTCACCGCCAGCGAGCGCTTTATTAGTGCCCACCCGGATCACTTAGGGTCCATCGCTTTTCTTCTCACCAGCGATGAAGAAGGCCGGGCAGTCAATGGGACCGTCAAGGTTGTGGAAACCCTGGAAGCCCGGGGTGAAAAAATCGATTACTGCCTAGTAGGAGAACCCACTAGCCGGGAGCGGGTGGGGGATATGGTCAAAAATGGCCGACGGGGCTCCCTTAGTGGCCGCCTGCTTGTGCGCGGAACCCAAGGCCACGTGGCCTATCCCCATCTGGCCGACAACCCCATCCATAGTCTGGCACCGGTGCTGGTAACCCTATGCACTAAAGAATGGGATCGGGGCAACGAAGATTTTCCCCCCACCACCTTTCAAGTCTCAAACATTCATGGGGGAACAGGGGCAACTAATGTCATTCCGGGAGAGGTGGAAGTTTTATTTAATTTCCGCTATTCCACGGAAGTAACCCACCAACAGCTACAACAACAGGTGGAGGCAATCCTGTCCCAGCAAAATCTAAATTATGAATTAGAGTGGACCCTCTCTGGCAAACCTTTCCGCACAGCGCCAGGCAACTTGATGACCGCAGTCTCCCAAGCGATAGGGGATATCACCGGTCTTGAAACAGAATTTTCCACGACCGGTGGTACTTCAGATGGAAGATTTATCGCCCCCACAGGGGCCCAGGTGGTGGAGCTGGGACCTGTCAACGCCACTATTCATAAAGTCAACGAATGCGTTGCGGTCGCTGATCTAGAGAAACTCTCGCAAGTTTACAGCCGCCTATTGGAAATATTACTTACAGAATGA
- the dapD gene encoding 2,3,4,5-tetrahydropyridine-2,6-dicarboxylate N-succinyltransferase: MSDIHTIIEEAFERRAEINPRKAETLVKDAVEEALHRLDTGEARVAEKQNGEWVVNEWLKKAVLLSFRLSDNVFVKGGYTNYFDKVPSKYADYSSRDFRQDGVRVVPPASVRKGAFIAPSVVLMPSYVNIGAYVDQGTMVDTWATVGSCAQIGKNVHLSGGVGIGGVLEPLQAKPTIIEDNCFIGARSEIVEGVIVEEGSVISMGVFIGQSTKIYNRETDEISYGRVPAGSVVVPGNLPSQDGKYSLYCAVIAKRVDEKTRSKVGINELLRNI, translated from the coding sequence ATGAGTGACATCCACACAATTATTGAAGAAGCCTTCGAGCGCCGCGCTGAGATTAACCCTCGCAAAGCGGAAACCCTGGTTAAGGATGCGGTAGAAGAAGCCTTACATCGGCTGGATACGGGTGAAGCTAGGGTAGCAGAAAAGCAAAACGGCGAATGGGTGGTGAATGAGTGGCTTAAAAAAGCGGTCCTGCTCTCGTTCCGTTTGTCGGATAATGTTTTTGTAAAAGGGGGCTATACCAATTACTTTGATAAGGTCCCCTCCAAGTATGCCGATTATAGCTCCCGGGACTTTCGTCAGGATGGAGTCCGGGTCGTACCGCCTGCTTCCGTTCGCAAGGGCGCCTTCATTGCACCCAGCGTGGTGCTGATGCCTTCCTATGTCAACATCGGGGCCTATGTGGACCAGGGCACCATGGTGGATACCTGGGCCACCGTAGGCTCTTGCGCCCAAATTGGGAAAAATGTTCATCTTTCTGGAGGAGTAGGCATTGGGGGAGTGCTAGAACCCCTGCAAGCCAAACCCACCATTATCGAAGATAATTGCTTCATAGGGGCCCGCTCCGAAATTGTGGAGGGCGTTATTGTAGAAGAAGGTTCGGTGATTTCCATGGGGGTATTTATTGGCCAAAGCACCAAGATTTACAACCGGGAAACGGACGAAATCAGCTATGGTCGTGTTCCCGCCGGCTCAGTGGTGGTGCCTGGCAATTTGCCTTCTCAAGATGGTAAATACAGTCTTTATTGTGCGGTTATCGCGAAACGAGTCGATGAAAAAACTCGCAGCAAAGTAGGCATCAACGAGTTGCTGCGGAATATTTAA
- the dapC gene encoding succinyldiaminopimelate transaminase, with protein MINPDLNQLQPYPFERLAQLFKGTAPPSSKSPLALSIGEPKHATPGLIVEAVISHLHGLATYPTTRGTAAFRETIAAWLTGRFHLPAGAVDPERHILPVNGTREALFAIAQCTIDPSKAPLVVMPNPFYQIYEGAALLAGAQPYYVNCTAENHFIPDYRAVPQQVWQRCQLLYLCSPGNPTGAILDLETLTELIELAQRFDFIIAADECYSEIYFDENALPPGLLQAAAQSGLNDFHRCLVFHSLSKRSNAPGLRSGFVAGDSQLIGQFLRYRTYHGCAMPPPTQAASIAAWNDEHHVVENRHRYREKFAAVLDVLGSALPLSPPMAGFYLWPETPIPDTDFARRLYQQENVLVLPGRFLAREANGANPGEQRIRLALVAPLDECVEAAWRIRNFINAI; from the coding sequence ATGATAAATCCGGATCTCAACCAACTCCAACCTTATCCCTTCGAGCGCTTAGCCCAACTGTTCAAGGGGACCGCGCCACCATCTTCGAAATCCCCCCTGGCCCTTTCCATCGGCGAGCCTAAGCACGCCACACCCGGCTTGATCGTTGAAGCAGTCATCAGTCACCTCCATGGCTTAGCGACTTATCCCACCACCCGAGGGACGGCAGCCTTTCGAGAAACCATCGCTGCCTGGCTCACTGGGCGGTTTCATTTGCCTGCCGGGGCGGTCGACCCTGAACGCCATATCCTCCCGGTTAATGGAACCCGAGAAGCCCTGTTCGCCATTGCCCAGTGCACGATCGATCCCAGCAAGGCCCCTTTGGTGGTCATGCCTAACCCCTTTTACCAAATCTACGAAGGGGCGGCATTGCTCGCCGGTGCTCAACCCTATTATGTTAACTGTACCGCCGAAAATCATTTTATCCCCGATTATCGTGCCGTACCCCAACAGGTGTGGCAACGCTGTCAACTCCTCTATCTCTGCTCACCGGGTAACCCCACCGGGGCAATCTTAGACTTAGAAACGTTGACCGAGCTTATTGAACTGGCTCAGCGTTTTGATTTTATTATCGCTGCGGATGAATGCTATTCTGAAATCTACTTTGACGAGAACGCCCTTCCACCAGGTCTATTGCAGGCAGCGGCCCAAAGTGGCTTGAATGATTTCCATCGCTGCCTGGTCTTTCATAGTCTCTCCAAACGCTCCAACGCGCCTGGGCTGCGTTCAGGTTTTGTGGCCGGTGATAGCCAGCTCATCGGGCAATTCTTGCGCTACCGCACCTATCATGGTTGCGCCATGCCCCCCCCAACCCAAGCGGCCAGTATCGCTGCTTGGAATGACGAGCACCATGTGGTAGAAAACCGCCACCGCTACCGGGAAAAATTTGCTGCCGTCCTTGATGTTCTAGGTTCTGCCCTGCCTCTCTCTCCTCCCATGGCAGGATTTTATCTCTGGCCGGAAACCCCGATTCCTGACACTGATTTTGCCCGCAGACTATACCAGCAGGAAAATGTCCTGGTATTGCCTGGGCGCTTCCTAGCCCGAGAAGCCAACGGGGCTAATCCAGGAGAGCAACGAATCCGTTTGGCCCTCGTCGCCCCCCTTGATGAATGCGTTGAAGCCGCGTGGCGGATCAGAAATTTTATCAATGCGATTTAA
- the rimP gene encoding ribosome maturation factor RimP: MWGDERISKLVEPVVTALGYELVGVERLSIGKGVLLRIYIDTPLGVTVDDCERVSHQVSALLDVEEPMASPYTLEISSPGLDRPLFTEEHFKRFAGAEVSITLSEPLNGRRRFKGLLRGMRGNCVVILAEGEEFELPLEGIRKARLIPEL; encoded by the coding sequence ATGTGGGGCGACGAGCGAATTAGCAAATTAGTGGAGCCGGTTGTGACCGCCCTTGGCTATGAGTTGGTAGGCGTGGAGCGCCTATCGATAGGTAAAGGGGTCCTTTTGCGGATATACATTGATACTCCTTTAGGGGTGACGGTGGACGACTGCGAGCGAGTGAGTCATCAAGTTAGTGCTCTACTCGATGTAGAGGAGCCCATGGCGTCACCCTATACACTAGAAATTTCTTCCCCCGGACTGGACCGGCCGTTGTTTACGGAAGAGCACTTCAAGCGCTTTGCCGGCGCAGAGGTCTCTATCACATTAAGTGAGCCGCTAAACGGGCGCCGCAGGTTTAAAGGTCTACTTAGAGGAATGCGTGGCAATTGTGTGGTGATTTTAGCGGAAGGCGAAGAATTTGAGTTGCCATTAGAGGGTATTAGAAAAGCTCGATTAATACCGGAACTCTAA